A window of Caldicellulosiruptoraceae bacterium PP1 contains these coding sequences:
- a CDS encoding MFS transporter: protein MQINQRLNSKIIIATIFSSFLAPFMSSAVNIAVPKIAKELNLNAIEANFIVLSFILFSAAFMLPIGKIADSFSRSKLFLFGNILFLISSVGCMLSKGFLSLIIFRCIQGASSSFIFATSMPILISHNPPQYRGRLLGYNTAAVYLGISLGPFVGGIIIDSIGYSGIFLFSAIISLISVLLIIIAKKEIIEEEKLISLKDFDIKGSLFAIIGLNLLMYGASTFSYSIINKILFILGILSVVLLIIVEKNVKNPLVDIKIFSNNKPFIFSNLAALINYCATYGAGYMVSLYLQNVKGIDAKAAGIIMIIQPIFQIILSILSGRISEKKNPTIIATLGMILLSIGLLIYVTFTQNTPFYLLYINLIIMGVGFGLFSSPNTNVVMSSVKKEFFSIASSIISEMRLVGQAFSMAIISIVFSIFFKGTKGLFDKIALMNSFKLIFAVFFILSIFGILASLVRVERKNANEN from the coding sequence TTGCAAATAAACCAAAGATTAAATTCAAAAATAATTATTGCTACCATATTTTCTTCATTTTTAGCTCCGTTTATGTCAAGTGCAGTAAATATTGCTGTGCCAAAGATAGCAAAGGAACTCAACTTAAACGCAATAGAAGCAAACTTTATTGTTTTATCTTTTATCCTTTTTTCTGCTGCTTTTATGTTACCAATTGGCAAAATAGCTGATAGTTTTTCACGCTCAAAGCTTTTTTTGTTTGGTAATATATTATTCTTAATATCTTCTGTTGGTTGTATGTTATCAAAGGGTTTTTTAAGCTTAATAATTTTCAGATGTATTCAAGGAGCATCTTCATCTTTTATTTTTGCAACTTCAATGCCAATACTTATTTCTCATAATCCACCTCAATATAGGGGTAGATTATTGGGATATAATACTGCAGCTGTATACCTTGGAATATCATTAGGACCATTTGTTGGTGGTATTATAATTGATAGTATTGGCTATAGTGGTATTTTTCTTTTTTCAGCAATAATAAGTCTTATAAGTGTTCTACTTATCATTATTGCAAAGAAAGAAATAATAGAAGAGGAAAAGTTAATTAGCCTAAAAGATTTTGATATAAAAGGTTCATTATTCGCTATCATAGGATTAAATTTACTTATGTATGGTGCATCTACATTTTCATATTCTATAATTAATAAAATACTATTTATATTAGGGATTTTATCCGTAGTATTATTAATTATTGTAGAAAAAAATGTAAAAAATCCTTTGGTAGATATTAAGATATTTTCTAATAATAAACCATTTATATTTTCAAACTTAGCAGCACTTATAAACTATTGTGCTACTTATGGTGCTGGGTATATGGTTTCATTATATTTACAAAATGTAAAAGGAATAGATGCGAAAGCTGCAGGTATTATTATGATAATACAGCCTATATTTCAAATTATACTTTCCATTTTATCAGGGAGAATATCAGAAAAAAAGAATCCAACTATAATTGCCACTTTAGGCATGATTCTTTTATCTATAGGACTATTAATTTATGTAACATTTACTCAAAATACACCATTTTATTTACTTTATATTAATTTAATTATTATGGGTGTAGGATTTGGGCTATTTTCTTCACCAAATACAAATGTTGTAATGTCCTCAGTAAAAAAAGAGTTTTTTTCAATTGCTTCATCTATAATTTCTGAAATGAGGCTTGTAGGACAAGCTTTTAGTATGGCAATTATTTCAATAGTATTTTCAATATTTTTCAAAGGCACAAAAGGACTATTTGATAAAATAGCTCTAATGAATAGTTTTAAGTTGATTTTTGCGGTTTTCTTTATTTTATCAATTTTTGGTATATTAGCATCGCTTGTGAGGGTTGAAAGGAAAAATGCAAATGAAAATTAA
- a CDS encoding coiled-coil domain-containing protein yields the protein MKKRILSIVMLIAFSLTILNVFADTTSTNTNQTSTVSDTVYSTTYSSTYDTATTTSTTYSTTYGNTYNNNQSGTIIPPISDDNTKLTEGNFLTKEQKRNILNLIMQINTLKMKFNKTNAEVNFLRAKINAYIKTAQLKDHKFFSNELKKSLEDLNKTIQDIQKQIKNGKKIDVEKLTKDLQQKLNEYNTLRDTYQKQETATVNQAVYNVKVLLDQIQPTVKAKQAEIEAINTNIKNKVKEYEQAKKDKNYNSMVTKLNDLIALYNQKVNKINEIKTLYTNISDKINITLKNAIPKIKLPSIENKDNKNNEKKENKKENEKGKGKGKR from the coding sequence ATGAAAAAAAGAATTTTATCAATTGTAATGTTAATTGCGTTCAGTTTAACAATTTTAAATGTATTTGCTGATACTACTTCAACAAATACTAATCAAACTTCTACAGTATCAGATACTGTGTATAGCACAACCTATTCATCAACATATGACACTGCAACAACTACATCTACCACATATTCTACAACTTATGGGAACACATACAACAATAATCAGTCTGGAACAATTATTCCTCCAATAAGTGATGATAATACAAAACTAACTGAAGGGAATTTCCTTACCAAAGAACAAAAAAGAAATATACTTAATTTAATTATGCAGATAAATACTTTAAAGATGAAATTTAATAAAACAAATGCCGAAGTAAATTTTTTAAGAGCTAAAATAAATGCATATATCAAAACTGCTCAGCTTAAGGATCACAAATTTTTCTCTAATGAACTAAAAAAATCCTTAGAAGATTTAAACAAGACAATACAAGATATACAAAAACAAATAAAGAATGGAAAGAAAATAGATGTTGAAAAGCTAACAAAAGATCTTCAACAAAAATTAAATGAATACAATACATTAAGGGATACTTATCAAAAACAAGAAACTGCAACAGTTAATCAAGCAGTATATAACGTTAAAGTTTTACTTGACCAAATTCAACCAACAGTAAAAGCAAAACAAGCTGAAATAGAAGCAATTAATACTAATATAAAAAATAAGGTAAAAGAATATGAGCAAGCTAAAAAAGACAAAAATTATAATAGTATGGTAACAAAACTTAATGATTTAATTGCTTTATATAATCAGAAAGTAAATAAAATAAATGAAATTAAAACTCTTTATACCAATATTTCTGATAAGATCAATATAACATTAAAAAATGCAATTCCAAAAATAAAACTACCATCAATAGAAAATAAAGATAATAAGAATAATGAAAAAAAAGAAAATAAAAAAGAAAATGAAAAGGGTAAAGGAAAAGGTAAGAGATAA
- the gndA gene encoding NADP-dependent phosphogluconate dehydrogenase: MLSDIGVIGLGVMGRNLVLNLEEKNLTVSSYDNDIQAVDKMISLSKDKKINVFSNVQDFIESLKIPRIIIIMVPAGKVVDEVIDTILPYLSSNDIVIDGGNSYFKDTIRRYYFLEAKGIRFLGVGISGGEEGARKGPSLMVGGSFEAWDAVKGILNSIAAKVDEVPCCDYIGNDGAGHFVKMIHNGIEYADMQLISEAYFLMKELLKLSTSEIRKVFLKWNEGELNSYLIQITADVLGKIDEETGKPLVDLILDTAQQKGTGKWSSIEALDIGAFSPTIVEAVFARIISARKDERVLASKLLKGVDVNVYNNKNQIIDNIHDALYAAKICSYAQGFDILSIASKQYNWDLKLDKIASLWQGGCIIRAQFLNRIREAYTRNPNLNNLLLDEYFKGKIESTIDGLRSVLVMAIKNGIPVIAFASALQYYDLYRSERLPANLIQAQRDYFGGHTYQRIDKEGVFHTKWY, encoded by the coding sequence ATGCTTTCTGATATTGGTGTTATTGGGCTTGGTGTTATGGGAAGAAATTTAGTTTTAAATCTTGAAGAAAAAAATCTAACTGTATCTTCATATGACAATGACATACAAGCAGTAGACAAAATGATTTCTCTTAGCAAAGATAAAAAAATAAATGTATTTTCAAATGTTCAGGATTTTATTGAATCACTTAAAATACCAAGAATTATAATTATAATGGTACCTGCAGGAAAAGTTGTTGATGAAGTTATTGATACTATACTTCCTTATCTAAGTAGTAATGATATTGTTATTGATGGTGGTAATTCCTACTTCAAGGATACAATTCGAAGATATTACTTTTTAGAAGCAAAAGGAATAAGATTTCTTGGTGTTGGAATTTCAGGTGGTGAAGAAGGTGCAAGAAAAGGACCAAGCCTAATGGTTGGAGGCTCTTTTGAAGCATGGGATGCTGTGAAAGGTATACTTAATAGTATTGCTGCAAAGGTTGATGAAGTTCCATGCTGTGATTATATTGGGAATGATGGAGCAGGGCATTTTGTCAAAATGATACATAATGGTATTGAATATGCAGATATGCAGCTTATTAGCGAGGCATATTTTCTTATGAAAGAGTTACTTAAATTATCTACAAGTGAGATTAGGAAAGTATTTCTTAAATGGAATGAAGGCGAATTAAATTCATATCTTATTCAAATTACAGCTGATGTTTTGGGCAAAATTGATGAAGAAACAGGTAAGCCTCTTGTTGATTTAATTTTGGATACAGCTCAGCAAAAAGGAACAGGTAAATGGTCTTCTATAGAAGCATTAGACATAGGGGCTTTTTCACCTACTATTGTTGAAGCAGTTTTTGCGAGAATTATTTCAGCAAGAAAAGATGAAAGAGTTTTAGCATCCAAGCTATTAAAAGGTGTGGATGTTAATGTTTATAACAATAAAAACCAAATTATTGATAATATTCATGATGCACTATATGCCGCAAAAATATGTTCATATGCACAAGGATTTGATATATTAAGTATTGCTTCAAAACAATATAATTGGGATTTAAAGCTTGATAAAATTGCATCATTATGGCAAGGTGGCTGTATAATAAGGGCTCAATTTCTAAACAGGATAAGAGAGGCATACACAAGAAATCCAAATCTTAATAACCTACTTTTGGATGAATACTTTAAGGGAAAAATTGAATCAACCATTGATGGCTTGAGAAGTGTGCTTGTGATGGCTATTAAAAATGGAATTCCTGTTATAGCTTTTGCTTCAGCTTTACAATACTATGATTTATACAGAAGTGAACGATTACCTGCTAATTTAATTCAAGCACAACGTGACTATTTTGGAGGTCATACTTATCAAAGGATAGACAAAGAAGGAGTTTTTCATACTAAATGGTATTAA
- a CDS encoding gluconokinase, translating to MDYIIAVDIGTTSAKAVAFDINLKVIKKMSFEYPIYHPEPLWSEQNPDQILNAVLNSIRYVVNNINESYSLQAIVLSSAMHSIIPVDKDGNFLYNSIIWADNRSQSYADSLKETQIGDEIYKNTGTPIHAMSPLCKILWLKDNQKEIYNKTYKFISIKEYIILKLFNEYIVDYSIASATGLFNIFNLKWNSHSLNLIGITHNKLSEIVSPLHIIKGMKKEYADFLNIKKDIPFVIGASDGCLANLGCNIIKKGRASVTIGTSGAIRVTSDKPVIDEYGRLFSYILTEGYYIIGGSINNGGIIYKWFTEDIIEKNYKEFDLIKLQESLKEIKAGSDGLISLPFLLGERAPYWDSELKGVLFGLNITHKKEHILKSLMEGVIFGLKNICDIIEDLTGNIDEIFATGGFTKSDIWLNILADIFNKKVIVTDDYENTCLGAAILGFYALRYIKSFDELSKYMPELKVIYPDQNNYEIYKELFIIYKRLYNILKDEFKNLKKFQ from the coding sequence ATGGATTATATTATTGCCGTTGATATAGGAACAACATCAGCTAAGGCTGTTGCTTTTGATATTAACTTAAAAGTTATTAAAAAAATGTCTTTTGAATATCCTATATATCATCCAGAACCATTGTGGAGTGAACAAAATCCTGACCAGATTTTAAATGCAGTATTAAATTCTATAAGATATGTAGTAAACAATATAAATGAATCTTATTCACTTCAAGCTATAGTTCTTAGCTCAGCTATGCATAGCATAATACCTGTAGATAAGGATGGTAATTTTCTATACAATTCAATCATCTGGGCAGATAATAGAAGCCAATCATATGCAGATAGCCTAAAAGAAACTCAAATAGGTGATGAAATTTACAAAAACACAGGAACACCTATACATGCAATGTCTCCACTCTGCAAAATACTATGGCTTAAGGACAACCAAAAAGAGATTTATAATAAAACATATAAATTTATTTCTATTAAAGAATACATAATTCTTAAGCTATTTAATGAATATATAGTTGATTATTCAATTGCTTCAGCAACAGGGCTATTTAATATCTTCAATTTAAAATGGAATAGCCACTCACTTAATCTTATAGGCATAACACATAATAAACTTTCAGAAATTGTTTCGCCATTACATATTATAAAAGGTATGAAAAAAGAATATGCTGATTTTTTAAATATAAAAAAAGATATTCCATTTGTTATTGGAGCAAGTGATGGGTGCTTAGCAAACCTTGGTTGTAATATAATAAAGAAGGGCAGGGCCTCTGTAACAATTGGTACAAGCGGTGCTATCAGGGTTACATCTGATAAACCAGTAATTGATGAATATGGACGTCTTTTCTCATATATCCTTACTGAAGGTTATTATATTATTGGTGGTTCAATAAATAATGGTGGAATTATATATAAATGGTTTACTGAAGATATTATAGAGAAAAATTATAAGGAGTTTGATTTAATAAAGCTACAAGAAAGCTTAAAAGAGATTAAGGCAGGTTCAGATGGACTAATTAGCCTTCCATTTCTTTTAGGAGAAAGGGCACCATATTGGGATTCAGAGCTTAAAGGGGTTTTGTTTGGGCTTAATATAACACATAAAAAAGAGCATATTCTAAAGTCTTTAATGGAAGGGGTTATCTTTGGCCTTAAAAATATATGTGATATTATCGAAGATTTAACTGGCAACATAGATGAAATATTTGCAACTGGAGGGTTTACAAAATCTGATATATGGCTTAATATTCTTGCAGATATATTTAATAAAAAGGTAATTGTAACAGACGACTATGAAAATACCTGTTTAGGTGCTGCAATACTCGGATTTTATGCACTTAGGTATATTAAATCATTTGATGAATTAAGCAAATATATGCCTGAATTAAAAGTAATTTATCCAGATCAAAATAATTATGAAATATATAAAGAATTATTTATAATATATAAAAGGCTGTATAACATTTTAAAAGATGAATTTAAAAATTTAAAAAAATTTCAATGA